GCCAAGTACAAAGAAGGTAAGACTGAAGTTGTAAAGGCTACAGAAGAAATCGTAGCTGAATAATCATTTATGGAAAAAGATTCAGGAAAAATCTTTCGTGAGCTGAAAGAAGACGTTTCAACTTACGTAGAGTTAAAGCTTGAACTTTTAAAGTTAAGCACATACGAGAGAAGCGGGCAGTTGATCGCGGTTCTTTCGTATGGCTTAATCTTATTGTTTCTGGCTTTCTTTGCCATCCTGTTCATATTCCTGGCACTAGGGTTCTTCATGGGAGACGTTTTCGGTTCGATGGGAACCGGGTTTGCTTTCGTAGCAGTGCTGTATCTTCTCCTGATCGGACTCATTATAATGAACAAACAAAGAATCTGCAACACCGTTCTCAACGTTGTGATTGCAGCATTAAACGGTAACGACGAAAAAGACGATGCAACAACAGAGACAAAACAAGCCGCTGACACCGCTGGAGAAGCTGATTTTTGACAAAGAACAGATCCGGAGGCAATGTGTCGTACAGGAACAAAAACTGAATGACGATTTTTTGTATATCCAGGAAAATGCAGGCAGTCTGTTGATTTCCGGCTTTACCGGCTTACTCTTTCCAAACACTAAATCGAAAAAAACAGAATCGTCCGACGCTATTGCCGCCACAAACGACCAGCCGGCAACCCCGATCGGTTTCGCCGATTATCTGAGCATAGCACAAGGACTGCTCCCGGTTGCCTGGGATGTTGTCAGACCCTTTTTGCTGACATGGGGAATCCGAAAGGCCCAAAGCTGGTTCACGAATCTTCTGTTTAAGAAAAAGAAATAACTCCTAACATTTAATTTATGTTAGAGGACATATTTTTCTCCTTTTTATAAAGGAAGAATAAAAAAATAGGACTAAATTTGCAGTCGTTAAAAACAAGGATAAAAATGAAACATAATTTGATTCTCTTTATGGCATTCACCGCAATGCTGACGATATTGGCTTCATGTGCAACTCCTTGTGGCTGTTAATTGGATTTTATGTAATATTTTTAATAAACCCATAAAAGTTTTATTACAATGATTAAAGTAGGTATTAACGGTTTCGGCCGTATCGGACGTATGGTGTTCCGCGCTGCAGTTAAGAACTTCGGCAATGATATTCAGATCGTAGGTATCAACGACTTGTTGGATGCTGATTACTTGGCATACATGCTGAAATATGACTCAGTACACGGTCGTTTCGATGGTACAGTTGCTGTAGAAGGTAACAACCTGGTAGTAAACGGTAACAAAATCCGTTTGACTGCAGAAATGGATCCTGCTAACCTGAAATGGGACGAAGTTGGTGCTGAAGTTGTTGTTGAATCAACAGGTTTCTTCCTGACTGACGAAACAGCTCGCAAACATATCCAGGCTGGTGCTAAGAAAGTTATCATGTCTGCTCCTTCTAAGGATGCTACTCCTATGTTCGTTTATGGTGTTAACCACACAACTTACGCAGGTCAGGACATCATCTCTAACGCTTCTTGTACTACTAACTGCTTGGCTCCTATCGCTAAAGTATTGAACGACAAGTTCGGTATCGTTAAAGGTTTGATGACTACAGTTCACGCTGCTACTGCTACTCAGAAAACAGTAGACGGTCCTTCTAAAAAAGACTGGAGAGGTGGCCGTGGTATCCTTGAAAATATCATCCCTTCTTCTACAGGTGCTGCTAAGGCTGTAGGTAAAGTTCTGCCGGTATTGAACGGTAAACTGACTGGTATGGCTTTCCGCGTTCCGACTTCTGACGTTTCTGTTGTTGACCTGACAGTAGTTCTGGAAAAGGCTGCTACTATGGACGACATCAAGGCTGCTATGAAGGAAGCTTCTGAAGGCGAATTGAAAGGTGTACTGGGTTACACAGAAGATGCAGTTGTTTCAACTGACTTCCGTGGCTGCTCTAACACTTCTATCTTCGACGCTAAAGCTGGTATCTCTTTGGATGACAACTTCGCTAAGATCGTTTCTTGGTATGACAACGAATGGGGTTATTCAAACAAAGTTTGTGAAATGGCTCGCGTTATCGCTGGTAAGTAATCAAATACAAATCAGTATATGGAAGCCGTCCTCTGTAAAGGGGACGGCTTTTTTTGTATCTTTGTTCCCATGAGAACAACATATCAACTTATAACGATACTTGGACCGACAGCTTCCGGCAAAACGCCTTTTGCTGCAGCATTGGCCGACCGGTTGGATACGGAGATTATCAGCGCTGATTCCCGTCAGATTTATCGCGGCATGGATATCGGAACGGGTAAAGACCTGGCTGATTATACCGTAAACGGCAAACTAATCCCCTATCACTTGATCGACATCTGTGATCCGGGATATAAATATAATGTATTCGAATATCAACATGATTTTTTCCGCGCTTATCAGGCGATACAGGAAAAAGGGAAACTGCCGATCCTTTGCGGAGGAACAGGGATGTATATCGAAGCGGTATTGAAAGGATACAAACTGCTGGATGTTCCGCAGAATCCGGAGTTAAGGGAATCGTTGAAAAATAAATCGCTGGCTGAACTGGAAGAGATGCTGGCAACTTACAAGGTGCTGCACAACAAGACGGATGTCG
This is a stretch of genomic DNA from Parabacteroides chongii. It encodes these proteins:
- the gap gene encoding type I glyceraldehyde-3-phosphate dehydrogenase → MIKVGINGFGRIGRMVFRAAVKNFGNDIQIVGINDLLDADYLAYMLKYDSVHGRFDGTVAVEGNNLVVNGNKIRLTAEMDPANLKWDEVGAEVVVESTGFFLTDETARKHIQAGAKKVIMSAPSKDATPMFVYGVNHTTYAGQDIISNASCTTNCLAPIAKVLNDKFGIVKGLMTTVHAATATQKTVDGPSKKDWRGGRGILENIIPSSTGAAKAVGKVLPVLNGKLTGMAFRVPTSDVSVVDLTVVLEKAATMDDIKAAMKEASEGELKGVLGYTEDAVVSTDFRGCSNTSIFDAKAGISLDDNFAKIVSWYDNEWGYSNKVCEMARVIAGK
- a CDS encoding phage holin family protein; this encodes MEKDSGKIFRELKEDVSTYVELKLELLKLSTYERSGQLIAVLSYGLILLFLAFFAILFIFLALGFFMGDVFGSMGTGFAFVAVLYLLLIGLIIMNKQRICNTVLNVVIAALNGNDEKDDATTETKQAADTAGEADF